The window ATTATCCAGCCAGGCGGTTCTATTCGGGACAAAGCATCCATTGAAGCTTGTGATAAACATGGAATAGCTATGGTATTTACAGGTATGCGTCATTTTAAACATTAGACAAGTATCATAGATTTTTTCGTAAAAGACTGTTTCATATGGCTATGGGACAGTCCTTTTGTATTCAAAACACTATCTAAGAAAGTATATGGCACTTAGGAGGACAGTGGGTGTACTTTATTATCCTGTAAAATGGTTTTTGCTCTTTTAATAAATAGAGGTATTAAAATAAGTGTCATCACACCTCCAATGGTTTCCGATAGAGGTTGTGCAGACAGTGCATGAACCATACCAAAATTTTTGAATAAAAAGAGTAAGGGTAGAAACAGCACAACTTGTTGTAGTGTAAACAGGATTGTTGCTGTTTTTTCCATACCTATTGGCTGCATGGCGTACAGCACCACATTGGTGGTGAAGATAAAGGGGGCAGTTAATCCGTAAATAAGCGCTGGATAGTGAATCAAATTCATCACCCTTATTGAATCTGTAAATAGGCTAACAACCCATGAACTGTTCAAGACGAGGATGAGATTAAGCACACTTACGATGACAAATACCACCATTGCGGATTGCTTGAGGATGGTGAAGAAACGTTTTTTATGTTGAGCACCCACACTATAGCCAAGCATCACAACAGCAACACCCATAATACCTCCTGCTATAGAACTGCTGATGGTAAACACATAACCTGTAATGGTTTGAACACTTAGAGCAGCAGAACCAAAACTGGCAACCACTTTACTCTCAATGCCCATGGTTACAGATAACAAAAGCATGGATAGAAAAATAGGAAATCCCAATCGAAAGACTTCTTTAAAATAGGCTTTGGAAAAGTGGCATAATTTGTAGTTAAATGATAAGATCATCTTATCGGAACGTATATACATGATTAACATGATAATTTGCAGTAATTGAGCAGCTAAGGTTCCAAGAGCTGCCCCCATGACACCTACTCTTAATACCACAATGAGTACATAGTTAATGATCACATTTAGAATTAATTGGATGAGTGTGGTCATGAGCAGGAACTTCGTTTTTCCTTCGGTATAAATCATTTTGCCAAGAATAATCACAAGCATGAATATGGGCATACCTAGACTTAGTACCTTCAAATAAATATTAGCAAAAGACTGTACGCCTTGTGTCACGCGAAATAACCCCGTAATATGTGGGATTAGAAAATAAAAGACAATACCCATCATGGCGCTGATGATCAATGTCATTATTACCGTATTGGTAAAATACATGTTTGCTTTTTCTATTTTTTTTGCACCTAAAAACCGACTAATGGCCATGGATGCACCTTCTGAAAAAAGTGTTGATAAAGCGACCATGACTAACATAATAGGCAAGACAATAGCCATGGACGATACCGCATCACTTCCAAAATAGTTTCCCATAAAAATAGCATCAATAAAACTGTTCAGTTCATCAAGTAGAGCCATAAACACAGCTGGTACACCTAAACGAAACAATAATGTTAAAGGTTTTTCTGTGAGCATGTTATCAATGTTGGTTAAAGGGGTTACGTCATTCTTCAT is drawn from Vallitalea pronyensis and contains these coding sequences:
- a CDS encoding MATE family efflux transporter, with protein sequence MKNDVTPLTNIDNMLTEKPLTLLFRLGVPAVFMALLDELNSFIDAIFMGNYFGSDAVSSMAIVLPIMLVMVALSTLFSEGASMAISRFLGAKKIEKANMYFTNTVIMTLIISAMMGIVFYFLIPHITGLFRVTQGVQSFANIYLKVLSLGMPIFMLVIILGKMIYTEGKTKFLLMTTLIQLILNVIINYVLIVVLRVGVMGAALGTLAAQLLQIIMLIMYIRSDKMILSFNYKLCHFSKAYFKEVFRLGFPIFLSMLLLSVTMGIESKVVASFGSAALSVQTITGYVFTISSSIAGGIMGVAVVMLGYSVGAQHKKRFFTILKQSAMVVFVIVSVLNLILVLNSSWVVSLFTDSIRVMNLIHYPALIYGLTAPFIFTTNVVLYAMQPIGMEKTATILFTLQQVVLFLPLLFLFKNFGMVHALSAQPLSETIGGVMTLILIPLFIKRAKTILQDNKVHPLSS